Within Diabrotica virgifera virgifera chromosome 7, PGI_DIABVI_V3a, the genomic segment tatgatatgcaatttttatataaaggtatatttaattaattgtattttgcttgcagtactgcattttaataactaattttatttactacatacaattgtttacgtttgcataacataacctgcatcttattttttcttcttattatttttttggactatggccttgacaattatccagcaaccaggactaatataattggccaatataattaaaagtgcgaataaaagtacagagcgtagaaatagaggtcgctttgccgaacttgcacggtcccaatagaccgCAATCTCTCTCACAGAACGGAAGAGGCAGGCGGTAGAAATATATTCTCaattaaaaacttttgatttttttttatagattagAGCTCTTTCTATATTCAACTGTCTTATCACATATTCGAGAGATCGATTGAATAGTGTTGGTGCCAACATATCTCCTTGGTTTGAGCAAAAAGCTCAAAATGAGGTCATATAGGCCAAAAAGGGCTATATAAAGGTGTCCACAAAATAAGCTCACTAAGAACTTTTCAATACGATTTCTAATAATCCCTATAAATTGTACCAAGAAGAATCTTAGAATACTAGAAGAACTCGATTTTTATGAAAACGTTTCTCTATCGGCTTTTTTATGCAATAGTCGACTGCATAATAAAAGAAACAAATAATCTTATCTCTCAGTTAATCTGGGTTATTCTACATATTCCGTAATCTGTTAGTTTAacattttaatcatttttaaggTTATTAAATCTAGAATTTATTCATCATGCTATTATACCAGACATTGACAGTCCAGAATGGAGTGGAGATGCACCACCTGAACCCTCTCCCAAAGACTTTCTGGCTACTAAAACAATCCCGATAAGAATTAAAGATGCCGAAAAAGAAGATGAGAAGGAATCTGTTAAGGAAGCAGTTTGTGAGTGCGAGTTTGACAAGAGCAGCTTGTTTTGCGAATGCTTATTAACTGTAGATGAACGAGATCTGGTTAAGTATCTAGAATGTGAAACATAGTTATTTTTTAGATATcttattagattttttaaattcgTTTTATTAGCCATATACTTTTACAAGTCAGCTCACCatcagtatttattaaataatatatactAGTTTTCACTGTATagttctctccagttctttctgttttgctaGTCCCTTTCCCCAAGATTTCTTCTTTTCATTGCTTCGTTCACTTCATTgactctcttccttcttcctgtCGGGCTCCATTCTGTTACTCTGTTTATCTAACGATTtttgtctgctcttctgacatgtccgcaCTAGGTTAATCTCTTATGTTCTATGTAgattagggtgcatcgaaaaaataaaagttggaaatgttatatctaatagcgtgaaaaagttgttagtgttatttttcagcatacatattatagtatttttaattttttttctaagcaAATTTTCTGCCACCCCCCCCCTACCTTCTCCCCCAACcatgaattttattaaatatctgatttttatggaaatttcaatttataatatttggaataaaatatgtgctaactcgatctaagatcaattaaagaaaactttgtaagaaaatgttgtcaattacaaatttaaacgatatttaaaagttttatttgttttttcagtctccccaacccatttgaaatgtcccgcttcgtgagtctgtgcgtgtaattttcacttatgtttggtgcgatgccttactttgttattattgttgtttgtaaattaaagatttttaaaatagataaaccaggatcatggggaataaaatcaagatgtgctgtggaccgccccattATTGGGCAACCACCctacctgaaaatgttttaccgaaatacaaacaagcgatgaagttttgtggttgcaagaagataaaaaactcagcaataacgagccagaattttctggtattgccgaacaggttgcaattaaattggaggaaatatggaaaaaggctttaattccaataatttaacatacaagaattattcagcttttaaaagcctatcatgacaaatatatgaaacttatgaaactTTAAGAACAGgaaaaacagtgaattttacaaaaataaaattcaatgctttaagaacaaaagtaaaactacacgtttcgatcttgcagcatgcaCTTTGATTtattgtctttgtagcaaatctcaaaaagtgcctctggatgagcgcgaatttctattaaatcaaagaggtcccagaaaaatggtgataagctcgattgatagggaaaacaaaaacaaatataatcaaagagaacaacggtaaaagaagaaagttactgacgcaaagacaaaactttagttcaagtaaaaaacagtacctgatcggtaatcccatgtggtaccgatcagcaacaatacaatatacactttgtcatttgtagacgaccaacttgtactagcgcaagactacgatgatatagaatatatgacaaggaaattaatagaggagtacaaaaaaggtggtttggaaataaacataaagaagaccgaatatatgtgtatcggtgggacacagcaggaccttacactggggaatggcgaaattattaaacattgcgacgcatataaataccttggtatgaccatcacacaagaaggaagcgtagaccggacgatagaagaaagaaacaaccagggaagaaaagcaattacccttctcaatagcatcctctgggaccagtcaatatcaaacaacaacaaacatagaatatacaatacaattgttaagagtataatcacttacagcagtgaagtatggcaaataaaagaaagatacaagagaaaacttgaagcaacagaaatggatttctggaggcgctcagcaggaaaatcaagattagaaagggtaaccaacaacagaattaggaaaataatgaatgtgaaacacacaatagtagatgacattagtaccaaacagcttagatggtatggacacgtacaaagaatgtccgaagaacgactcccgaaacaaatcctaacgtggacccctcatggtagacgaaaaagaggaagaccccgcctgagttggagagaaggcataaatcgagaaatgagagaaagagaattggatgaagacctttggatggaccgaagtgaatggcgactaggcatcggaagacgtaggagaacgttttaaaaccgatatatatatatatatatatatatatatatatatataaaaaacagtaccaagttttatggtcaatcgatcgCGGAAGAACAAataacacttgtgcatgagccagggtgcaaatatttcggatacgggtatccgctgtctggtatatcagaaagtatcaaatccagctatcgatgtgacgaaacagtcgtaaatactggcgttaaaggtgatgtaatacggctgttagaagaacatcttaaaaaactgCTTCAGTGATTTGTagtatgtctgcgacattcaaatgatctaccccttggacatcaaaagaagttttGCCAGTGATCAAATCAGAAAACGtgagttgttctgaagctatttccttgtggcatttttatgattaattatttatatgggaaataagccacaattaaaatgaaaaaaataattttattaactattttaatattttaatattataatattttacatttaaataaatttaataatcttttagaacaaaatagtctacatacttttgataacctaaatagaaataatgacatattagcgacagttgtcaatctatcaaatagacatttaaatgcaacggaaaatttggtattgtcaaaaggtttaaactatgctgttactcatccatctattccaaaattagacataatcagctcagtggagaaaatatcccagtgtctaccaactcacgaaaaagaacaatatagggtactatgtaaacttgaattggaaaagtctaatcaaattgaacagaacatcagcaaagaggaaatgaaagctttaaaaactttaagaaatgatgactccataacaatcctaccagcggataaaggcaatgcaactgtaataatgaataaaatacaatatgaggacaaaattacagatctaattacaaatggaccttataccaaattaacgaaggatccaacgaaaacactggaaaacaaaatctatagaactttattcaaatttaaaaatgatctaacatactatcaaagaaaattaatgacacctcattacagtaagtcaccacatttttatggagtgccgaaaattcataaagcgaacataccacttagacccatttgtagtaccatcagttctccttgtagtgaactatcaaaatttttattaaacattataaaaccatttgctaataatgatgatacatttataaaaaatacaaaacattttttaaacaaattatcaactattgagtttaatccaaataatactttagtaagttttgacataaacagtttatttacaaatgtgccattagataaaactttaaacataatcaaaacgaaattagagaatgatgatacattgacaaataggacaaaactaaatgtatcagctataatggagttattgacattatgtactaataatacctattttcaactaaataatgaattttataaacaaaattttggtctagcaatgggttcctctttatctccattattggctaatatatttatggaggatttcgaaactaatatcatttataaacaaaatttaaaacccagtgtatggtggagatatgtagatgatgtgttttcaatatggcctcatagatcagaattgttggatacattcctgaatattataaacgatcaagaagagacaataaaatttacaatggaaaaggaatataataacaccctgcctttcctcgatgttttagtctcaaagaaggatactggatatgagactcaagtgtatagaaaaccaacacataccaacagatatctcaattacaaatcaaatcacaacatcagcgttaaaaagggaatcataaaatccttatatgatagagccaaaattacttgttctaacgaaaattcatttttagaagaaaaacaattcttaacatctgttttattaaaaaatgattatcctttatcgtttataaataaggaattgtcaagattggatcgaatggaacagaacaacatagaacgggatcctacaacattcacaagaaataatacgaggaaaatatcaataccatacataaaaggactatccgagaaacttaaaacaataggaaataaattcaacatttcaacaacattcaaaacaaacaacacattgagatctattctatctaagac encodes:
- the LOC126887938 gene encoding uncharacterized protein LOC126887938; translated protein: MESGTEVIPSQMEFDIELDKIYVEEEVDNLIYSVREELIDKVMAEVDKIDNKDRTVSFIVDTACEALWRLLNLEFIHHAIIPDIDSPEWSGDAPPEPSPKDFLATKTIPIRIKDAEKEDEKESVKEAVCECEFDKSSLFCECLLTVDERDLVKYLECET